The following are encoded in a window of Mycolicibacterium tusciae JS617 genomic DNA:
- a CDS encoding NINE protein, with the protein MTEPQFGGNEFGSQPTPPPPPQSGYPPPYPPPAGQYPQAYQDPAAPFGRQPMTGEPYSDKSKVVAGLLQLLGLFGIVGVGRMYLGQVGLGVGQLVVGLVTCGLGAVIWGIIDAILILTDKVRDPQGRPLRDGT; encoded by the coding sequence ATGACTGAGCCGCAGTTCGGTGGCAATGAATTCGGAAGCCAACCGACGCCCCCGCCCCCGCCGCAGTCTGGCTATCCACCACCGTATCCGCCGCCCGCGGGCCAGTACCCGCAGGCCTACCAGGACCCGGCCGCGCCGTTTGGCAGGCAACCGATGACGGGTGAGCCGTACTCGGATAAATCCAAGGTCGTCGCCGGCCTGCTGCAATTGCTCGGGCTATTCGGGATCGTCGGGGTCGGCCGGATGTATCTCGGCCAAGTCGGTCTCGGCGTCGGCCAGCTCGTGGTCGGCCTCGTGACCTGCGGTCTCGGCGCGGTCATCTGGGGCATCATCGACGCGATTCTGATCCTCACCGACAAGGTGCGCGATCCGCAGGGACGTCCTCTGCGCGATGGCACTTAG
- a CDS encoding DUF2752 domain-containing protein, with product MALSTASSRGRLYTALGTGAVLVGGLVYIGLGDPHRSNFLFPACPFHAATGLYCPGCGGLRMIHDVLHGDFAAAVVDNVVALIGLPLLLAWILLRRRSGRPWMTPISAAVIVTIAVTWTVVRNLPGFPLVPTLLDG from the coding sequence ATGGCACTTAGTACGGCTTCCAGCCGGGGACGGCTGTACACCGCGCTCGGGACGGGCGCCGTGTTGGTGGGTGGCCTGGTCTATATCGGACTCGGCGACCCCCATCGATCGAATTTTCTGTTCCCCGCATGCCCCTTTCACGCCGCTACTGGTCTCTATTGCCCGGGTTGCGGTGGCCTGCGGATGATTCACGACGTTCTCCACGGCGACTTCGCCGCCGCCGTCGTCGACAATGTCGTCGCCCTGATCGGTCTGCCGCTACTGCTGGCATGGATTCTGTTGCGCCGGCGCAGTGGGCGGCCATGGATGACACCGATCTCCGCCGCGGTCATCGTCACCATCGCCGTCACCTGGACGGTGGTGCGTAATCTGCCCGGGTTCCCGCTGGTCCCGACGCTTCTCGACGGGTAG